The sequence below is a genomic window from Carassius carassius chromosome 45, fCarCar2.1, whole genome shotgun sequence.
TTCATTTTCCCCCCAAAAGCAATAGTTTATGTAACTTGGATAAGAACGAAACTCGCTTTGTTGTTCTGTGTAATGCAATAATGTCCACTGAAAACAAATAATCTAGAAATAATCTGATTTGGCAGTGTACAGTGTTCCTTTAAAAAGGGCTTTTCTGGTTAGGGAAAAGCTCAAGATTAGGGATTTAAATATAACTAACAGCCTAACAACACAGTGAGAAACAAAACGCACAACATCCTATAAATGAttttcagaaaattaaaaaataaagtttttcaaaatgttttatgcaCACAGTACCTattgttaatgcatttatttgaccaaaaatattagaatatattttaaatttattttattcctgtgaacaATTTTGTACTTCAAGTAACCATTTTATGCTGTATTTGTCCATGCATCTACCAGGAAGTCACTGGATAGGTGTACCAGGAGAACTCCGCGGCTATGAAAAAGCTCATCAGTTGTATGGAAAGCTGCCCTGGGCCAAACTATTCGAGCCGTCCATCAAGCTGGCACGAGAGGGCTTCCCCATGCCAGCCTACCTTGCTAAATTCTTGGATTATGGTTTAATTAAAAAACTGATTAATAGCACTGAACTCTGGTAATGTATCTTCTCCAAACAAACACATAGACACTATCATCTACACCATTATTTGTTATGACTGACATCtcaatgtaataatattatttaagggCATAAGTATGATCAACCTTGACGAGAATTCTTAACGATCAATGTCCAACAAGTAGGTTATGACTTAGCCGCAGGCAAATGGCAAGAAATATAAGTGCTCTTCATTGTTGTGTAATAAGACACTTTCTGCTGCAGGAATCAAAGCAGCTTCAGTTTTCTATTAAATTCCATTTTCTGTCTAATGTAAAACATAATTTGCTGAATTATACACTGTTACTCACTAAATATGtgtgtaataatgttttttgaaaatagtcaatacttttatttagcaaggatggaTTAAATCCATAAGAAGTTACAGTGAAGATATGTATAATCAtttactaaagatttctatttaaaataaatggaccacaaaaccagtcataagtagcactggTAAATTTGAAGAAATAGCAAAAAAtacatgggtcaaaatgatttttcttttatgccaaaaatcattagaatattaataaGTAaggatcatgtttcatgaagatactgtattttgtaaatttcctacaataaatatcaaaacataatttttgatcaataatattcattgctaagaacttcatttggacaactttaaaggcgattttctcaatatttagatttttttgcaccctcatattccagattttcaaatagatgtatctcagctaaatattgtcctatcctaacaaaccatacatcaatgggaagcctatttattcagatgatgtataaatctcaatttcaaattgttttcaaaaaggttttgtggtccaggatcacatataGTTCTAGAAAAGCTGGTTTTTAAACAAGAATATTAAACGGCACAGAATTCATCATCGCTATCTCATGGGAATAAATGTAATGccgttattttaaaatgttaaaggaaCTGGACACTATGACATTTTaagactgttttttttctcaaattaatgcagccctggtgagcacatatatattattcagcaATATAGGCATTACAAGAAATAATACCacgattttttcagtttttttttttttcattgttttggggtgaaatatgacccagacatgtTCTTGGCAAGTTTCATCACATTTTGTTTCACCTTACTGGCTTATGTTTCTTGAGTTGCTTTCTGTCTGGTTTTATGAGCTTATTTCTTTCTATAGTGAACTGTTCTACAAGAACAACATGGTTGTAAGGGACATCCTTAAGTTCCCTCGGCTGGCAGAAACCATGGAAACTATCTCCAAAGAAGGAGCCAATGCCTTTTACACTGGAAAAATCGCCAAGGACTTGATACAGGATGTAAAAGAGAGAAGTACAAActgtttgtacagtatataaacggcATTCACTGTAATCAGAATCGATGTAGTGCTTTCGAAATACACTGTTTTTGGCAGGTGTGCTTGTTTACACAGTTTACTTTTGGCTTTTCCAGATGGAGTGTTATCATTAGAAGATCTGAGCACTTTTCAGGTCAGAGTCAGTGACGCGTGGTCAGTCCAACTTGGTGATTACAAGATGCACATCCCTCCTCCACCGGCAGGGGGAGCGATACTCAGCTTTATCCTCAAACTAATGCATGGTAGGAGTAGATCACAAAAGACCATCAACTTTGCCTGCTATACTGAACCAGTTCTTACTTCTAACTATTAAACCTCCCATTGATTTCCTCAGGATTCAGGCTTTCTCCAGCCTCTAACCAAGGGCACCAGAAAACCTTGAATTTGCATCGGTTCCTTGAGGCTGTTAAGTTTGCAAATGGACAAAAGCAGAACCTCAAAGACCCCAACTTCAGCTCCAGAAAAAATGTATGGATACAGCTTAATTTACCATACTGCCTTGATTTTCTGTCTGGAACATTCGTTTGAAAATTACACAACAGCAGAGTTTAGCATGTGCTTAATTTCATTGTATTTGCTATTTTTTGGCAGTAGTAAGCATAATATCATTAGATGTCAAGTGCAGGGTTGAGTAAGTACTATGAAAGGCCGGATGTTATTTCTCATGAAGGCCACACAAATGCAAGCAATTAATATTTGcaatgaaatcaactttttgttaACGAAGCATGCATTCAAAGAGGTTTGATTTCGTTAAGAAACATCATTAATAATTCCAAAAAAAGGCAAATAATGAAAAACTGAATTAATTTGTCTGGGAAGTATACtagatttattcatgtttttcttGTGCCCTGTTAATGCAGATGGAGCACATCAAAGATGAGAAGTTCATTGAGCATATCAGGGCTTTGATCACGGACGGCTCCACACACGACGCTTCTTACTACAACATCACTCCGTCAGTCGACCGTGTTGGCACCACACATGTTTCAGTGATGGCAGCAGATGGCACTGCTGTGTCAGTCACCAGCACCATCAACCACATGTGAGATACATTTACAGCATATGCCCAGCAGACATCTTAATGTGTGTAATACATCCTAGTTACACTATGTTAAAATATCAGGATTTTCTGCTATGTATACTACTTATTGCAGGTAGCAGCAGTCAACTGCACCTCAGTGTTGCGGTACTTTATAAAACGGCCTGCAATAAGAATGTATTGAGGgcaaattgtaatttaaattcaaattattaaatggacgCCACTTtactgggacaataaagccctcgcTACACCTACACTAACCCTGCCCAATACTAATATGAGATATACGATAACACGAGATTTAAAAATGGAGAAAGAAAAGGTCAGCAAAAGACCGATTCGAACTCATGGTGATCGTGTCAAAAAGACAATAAATGGCATACACTTAACCATCTACGCCACTGGAGCTATTGTTCAGTAATCATCTTTTTAGTGTTGACTAACCCAACCACGTGCTGGTGGGCAGAGTTAGTGTAAGTTTGCACTTAGTGTATATAGACACTCCAATTTAGATatcctgtaatatttttttaaagaaacaatattattaataaaatcattacacatttaaaaatattataaattaaagaaTAAATCCTCTAATATTTCTGAAAACTAATATCTTTAAATCTTCAGGTTTGGGTCAACCATTTTCTCTCCTAAAACGGGTATCATCCTCAACAACGAGTTAGCTGACTTCTGCGGCCGAGCAGATTCTGTCACACCAGGTGAAGATCCTTCACCAAATATATCTTCTTACATTTTGTATGTCTTGAAACGTCTTGTCACTATATTGTTTTTCTCTCTCCAGGCGAGCAGCCtccctcctccatggctcctacCATCCTGCAGTCCCAGGAGAAGACTGTAGTGATTGGTGGATCAGGAGGAAGTTTTATCACCACAGCCATGGCGCTGGTGAGTCAAACTTCATTTGAAATAAGTTATTTGGGGTTATCAGTGTTCAGCCTATTTTATGAAGTACACAGCCTTAGCCGACCAGCACTAAATATTTTTGATCTACTGCACCTACAAACAATTTCATACTTCTAATTTAGTAGTCATTTAAAGTTATTAGAGTAACtgtttattgaattatttatccttatttttttttatcaactacTTGTTTTCCAACCTAATTTTCTCTgtattggatgtccaaaattgtttatttttgtcatctttataaaaatgataactaTTTGCTACACCTCTATAAACCTAATAATCCTGTTTCTCCCAGAAAATCATCAGAATACAAGTATTGactttaaattcatatttttgttaatGCACTTGGAAATTTTCCAGTATCCCACAGATGCAGTATAGAAATATCCTATTGAAAAAACctattttagtgtaaatgtaAGGCTATTCTTGAAATTGTTAtttggattttaatttttttctaacataatacattttttatcattattgcaTGTCCATAGTCTTAcaatctaaaatgtttttttttttaatcttttaccaAAATCTAATTCTTAGCTTCACCTTGTCGACAGCATGCCACAAATGCAGTACAGTGATATcctgttttattaacatttgtttcaaaacattaaatataaaactgtcTGCATTAAAGACTATTGTATGCAGTAGTTGTTGACAGCATGTCCTGCTGAAAAATAACCTGACAAACCCTCTTTAACGGACATCCTTTTGTTCTTTTCCTATTTCAGTCCATTATGAACCACTTGTGGTTTGGGATGAACCTTAACGACTCTATCGCTGCTAGAATAGTATTTGTGGATGCCAAAAACAATGTCCAGTTTGAGCAAGGATACGACAATGTAAGTGCTTTGGAATGTAGGTCCGCTGATTATAGTAACTGATTATAATCATCATAtcataaaaaaggtaattaaaaGTGACTTATGTAGTAATatgttattttcttcttctcagtCTTCTATCAATGCAATGAAAAAGATAGGACACATtgtgaacaacaacaacatatttttcaatGTGGTCAATGGCATCTCGAAAGAAGGACAGTGCATCAGCGCCATATCTGACGCCAGGAAGCTAGGCAGGTCAGCGGGATACTGACCCTGCCTCTGTTTGTGCCGTCAGATGTTAGAGACTGGTGATTCATCAGGCCTGGGAGGAAGTGAGGGTGGAAACAAAGGGTCAGCGCTCCCTTTCAGCGATGCCTGTGGACACCATAAATTCAAATATGGACTGATTGTGCACAATGGTGTGCATTTGTCCGACCATGTCCACTTTTGTTGGACTCACAGTAACTTACAGTAACATTTGagtgtatgtaaatatattttttgtcagggagacaggggctagttgtcacacagaGGAAGGATTGCATCTCAAAAACCACACTGGCATTAATTTAGGATAGAGTCAACTGTGTAATGATGGTAGATTTTATCTGAAACCATAAATCTCAGGTTGGGGCAAGTTGTCGTACAAAGAGTGCTGCAGCAAagatgtatttttgtaggccaacccagAAAGCCTCGACAGAAACCCAATTGGATTTTTCCACTTGCTTTTGGATAATTGCAGAAAATCAGTTCTGTGCCAAACAAAAGCTTATGATTCTTACACATTTTGTTCGTCTTCACAAATAAacttttatgcattttgaagcctaaatacaatcgCCAGAAGTATAAAGGTGCTTGCACACTGCGTAGTTCTAGGAACTTTGGAAATAGCCAATAGGGTCGTTCCTAGAAAAACAATTTCCCTCTCAAGCTGTTTTCCCGGTTGCATTTACACTGGCAGCAGGAACTGTGACACGGTTTTTTAAACGCCATTTACTAACATCAACAACCGGTGAACGGAGGACACCGGTTGGAGGacagtgtaaaaaaacaaagtagATGCGATTTCCTGTTTGGTGTGATGACGTTTAATGTCCCCGACAATGTCTGTAGTCCAGTGTAGCCACTTGTTGTATTAATGCTGCCTTCCTGTGCTATCGGAAATTTCCCATTTCCTTGAGAAGTCAAGTGCTTTTTTGTCAGAAAGAGTAAAATGTAGCATCCCATTGGTTGACAATCATGTAAACATACACTGTACTACAAATATGCAGTTTGCTGACAATTATGGAATTTCGGTCAAATACGTGCTTATTTCACTGCTTATAAAACATACAATATGCTTCAAATGATTGTTCATATATAGCCTATAAATACACTACTTTAGTGACAAGACAAAGGGATGTAGTTGTTGTGAGAACAGCTTTGACAGAAGCAATGGTTGTCCCCTCCACCATGTTTTAAGATTATGACCCCAACTCGGAAACTCTGGTATCAAAATTATGAAAGGCATTGACGTCTAATTTCCGATTAGGAAACTCGTACTCCATCCCAGAATCGGTctagttgttgctgttgttgttgttgtgtttttttgagaagctgtattattattatttttcctggCCAGTAATTATAGAAATGTCAAGTAACTTTTTTTGTAACCAAATCGTTTAGCTATGTACAAAAACTGTCATCATAGCCATTTTCAGATTATGTACAAAGATTCACTTAACATCATCCAGCAATATTTCATGAGAGCTAACAGCAATTAACTTGAGGTCAATGTTTCTAATTGCATCTTACTGAACAGATTCCATTTTTAAAGGTGTTACTGTAAATGTTGGGAAAAACTGTTTTATAAGAAATTCGAAATGTGAATGTCATCAAACTGAATGAGATActgcaattactttttttattttagcaattattgtttttttacttgtgaatattttctagttttcatatgcattttttatattttccataattatattttttataaacagcGTCATATGTTGATTGAACTTCAATCATCAATATTTTCTACTTTTATACtactatttttatattgtttaatggAGCTGTTGACACTGAAGTTGACGGAACCAGAGGACTACAGATATATGACATATTAACGGAATCGCATTTAAgtgcatttcaatttttttatatacatcacAATAAATACTTTCTAATGTCTTTAAATGagtatttatttgtcttttattatttaagaaaatGGTTCAGATTCAGCATTAGCCCTTACTGTCCAGGCACAAGCTCAAATGAGACTGTGCATAAATAATGAAGACGGGAGACATTATAGTTTACAAGACATAATGTTATTAAATTCAGTTTTATGTGTGTTCAGTAAGCTGAATGCAAACGGCTTTCCTTTGGAGGGAAGAGATATGCATTATTAAAACATGCAATGATCCTCATTCACTCGACTCCCACTATGAGGCAGGAGGCACACAAAGGGATgaattcatttgtatttttttaaacacggGTTAATCACAGATAATAACTCTTACCTCACTTTCTGATGTTTCTTGCACAAAACagtcatattttagtttttcgtGAGTGTTTTCCATACTCTGAGACTCAACGGCACGTGTTTACACTAGCGAGAAATACACCCGCTTAAAACGCTTGACTGACGATGTTGCCGATttgtatggaagcacatgggtagcgatattcaatttgcaatgtaatatgcaaaatgacaatgcaatatgtgaaatggcaatgcatttctgtatttacatttcattttccaatacatttgtgcaacgtttggtgcaaaatgaaaattaaatgacataattttcatttgccatttcatacaccagttttaatatgtaaaatgaaaacaaattttaatgctttataagttgcaaaattaaaatgaaaaggtattacagaaattattagatatgtataacatgttcaagcaaaaactgtggcaaaattatcatttaaataccatttttcttaattgcattaacactcacagtcaagacacttacgattagAGACCTGCGCGGGACACAATTTTCAGTCCCGctcccgctcccgcccgctccCGCAGTGTTTAGTACCGCTCCCGCAaagatttgtcatttttagtcccgctcccgcccgcatcTGTGATATTatgtcccgctcccgcccgcaaatGCCCGCAAGACGGCAGGCAGGATCAGGGGCGGCACTAGGACGTTTTTAGCCCcgaataattttgttaaattgtgtctctcatagagcaaaacaattaatcagaaaaagaaatgtgaataagattacagcagcCGTGATTACCTAATCATgtgcatattacagttttatttatatttttccattttgcattaaaGCGATGTGCttttttgcagcgttgagcagCGTTGCGCACTTGATAttcttgatgctgctctgatgcactacattacgcaatgctctgtttgttgttaggatgactaaaagttcagcagtctagctc
It includes:
- the ggt5b gene encoding glutathione hydrolase 5 proenzyme isoform X1, with amino-acid sequence MAKSQSRRCCFCILALVCSVVIICICIILATKQRCAFTHAAVSADSSRCSDIGRDMLLEGGSAVDAAIAALLCTSLVNPQSMGLGGGAIFTIMDKTGKVKIISSRETVPKGVQADLLNKCPKTFQIAAGSHWIGVPGELRGYEKAHQLYGKLPWAKLFEPSIKLAREGFPMPAYLAKFLDYGLIKKLINSTELCELFYKNNMVVRDILKFPRLAETMETISKEGANAFYTGKIAKDLIQDVKERNGVLSLEDLSTFQVRVSDAWSVQLGDYKMHIPPPPAGGAILSFILKLMHGFRLSPASNQGHQKTLNLHRFLEAVKFANGQKQNLKDPNFSSRKNMEHIKDEKFIEHIRALITDGSTHDASYYNITPSVDRVGTTHVSVMAADGTAVSVTSTINHMFGSTIFSPKTGIILNNELADFCGRADSVTPGEQPPSSMAPTILQSQEKTVVIGGSGGSFITTAMALSIMNHLWFGMNLNDSIAARIVFVDAKNNVQFEQGYDNSSINAMKKIGHIVNNNNIFFNVVNGISKEGQCISAISDARKLGRSAGY
- the ggt5b gene encoding glutathione hydrolase 5 proenzyme isoform X2: MAKSQSRRCCFCILALVCSVVIICICIILATKQRCAFTHAAVSADSSRCSDIGRDMLLEGGSAVDAAIAALLCTSLVNPQSMGLGGGAIFTIMDKTGSHWIGVPGELRGYEKAHQLYGKLPWAKLFEPSIKLAREGFPMPAYLAKFLDYGLIKKLINSTELCELFYKNNMVVRDILKFPRLAETMETISKEGANAFYTGKIAKDLIQDVKERNGVLSLEDLSTFQVRVSDAWSVQLGDYKMHIPPPPAGGAILSFILKLMHGFRLSPASNQGHQKTLNLHRFLEAVKFANGQKQNLKDPNFSSRKNMEHIKDEKFIEHIRALITDGSTHDASYYNITPSVDRVGTTHVSVMAADGTAVSVTSTINHMFGSTIFSPKTGIILNNELADFCGRADSVTPGEQPPSSMAPTILQSQEKTVVIGGSGGSFITTAMALSIMNHLWFGMNLNDSIAARIVFVDAKNNVQFEQGYDNSSINAMKKIGHIVNNNNIFFNVVNGISKEGQCISAISDARKLGRSAGY